In a single window of the Micrococcaceae bacterium Sec5.7 genome:
- a CDS encoding sugar phosphate isomerase/epimerase family protein, with the protein MKFSVFTASTPDWTPEEAVSALAAQGWEGIEWRVTDQADAPEPGFWAGNKANVPLTGLEDNLERIGRITRESGLEFSGIGGYARCDNHDDVERMLAATAALGARQVRVTTLPLGTAGWGQEGPSGTPYPVLFDSARRDFEWVAERAAHHGVKALVELHHRTITASASSARRLLEGLDPRHVGVIHDLGNLLIEGQEDYLPAFELLGDYLAHIHVKNAVWVRQDEPDASGAAVYQNEWAPLQSGQGSVLEYFKALASFGYDGWVTVEDFSTELPLKERTAGNLDYLRRTAALAGLTTGAGVR; encoded by the coding sequence ATGAAGTTCTCAGTATTCACAGCGTCCACGCCGGACTGGACTCCGGAGGAGGCCGTGTCCGCACTGGCTGCCCAGGGCTGGGAAGGCATCGAATGGCGGGTCACGGACCAGGCCGACGCGCCCGAACCCGGCTTCTGGGCAGGGAACAAGGCCAATGTGCCGCTGACCGGACTGGAAGACAACCTGGAACGGATCGGGCGCATCACGCGCGAGTCGGGTCTCGAATTCTCCGGGATCGGTGGGTACGCGCGGTGCGACAACCACGACGACGTCGAACGCATGCTTGCGGCCACGGCCGCGCTGGGCGCACGGCAGGTGCGCGTGACAACGCTGCCGCTCGGAACGGCGGGCTGGGGCCAGGAGGGTCCGAGCGGCACTCCCTATCCCGTCCTGTTCGACAGTGCCCGGCGCGATTTTGAGTGGGTGGCGGAGCGCGCGGCGCACCACGGGGTGAAGGCCTTGGTGGAACTCCACCACCGCACCATCACCGCCTCCGCATCCTCAGCGCGGCGCCTTCTGGAGGGCCTTGATCCGCGGCATGTCGGCGTCATCCATGATCTTGGCAACCTGCTGATCGAGGGCCAGGAGGACTACCTGCCGGCCTTCGAACTGCTGGGCGACTACCTTGCCCACATCCATGTGAAGAACGCAGTGTGGGTGCGCCAGGACGAGCCTGATGCCTCCGGTGCAGCCGTGTACCAGAACGAATGGGCGCCCCTGCAGTCCGGCCAGGGCAGCGTCCTTGAGTACTTCAAGGCGCTGGCATCGTTCGGCTACGACGGCTGGGTGACCGTGGAGGACTTCTCCACGGAACTGCCACTGAAGGAACGTACCGCCGGAAACCTTGACTACCTGCGCCGTACGGCTGCCCTGGCCGGCCTCACGACGGGCGCCGGAGTGCGCTGA